The Gordonia sp. KTR9 genome contains a region encoding:
- a CDS encoding DUF721 family protein has protein sequence MSDDLPAGSSDPVEPAPRPTPPGELGGYERARKALEEARAQARAAGKSVGRGRASPVRRVPRGSQGRRRWSGSGPDARDPQPFGRLVGGLAKERGWQEKIGEGTLFGMWEQIVGSDIAAHAQPIALRDNVLHVQAESTAWATQLRYVQSQILAKIAAAIGHGQVTSLRISGPKGPSWRKGERHVRGRGPRDTYG, from the coding sequence ATGAGTGACGATCTCCCGGCCGGATCCTCCGATCCCGTCGAGCCCGCGCCGCGCCCGACCCCGCCCGGTGAACTGGGCGGGTACGAGCGAGCTCGCAAGGCGCTGGAGGAGGCGCGGGCGCAGGCCCGCGCCGCGGGGAAGTCCGTCGGCCGGGGCCGGGCCTCGCCCGTCCGTCGTGTGCCGCGCGGATCCCAGGGGCGCCGGCGGTGGTCCGGTTCCGGACCGGATGCACGGGATCCGCAGCCGTTCGGCCGCCTCGTCGGTGGTCTGGCGAAAGAACGCGGCTGGCAGGAGAAGATCGGCGAGGGCACCCTGTTCGGGATGTGGGAGCAGATCGTCGGTTCCGACATCGCCGCGCACGCGCAGCCGATTGCACTGCGCGACAACGTACTTCATGTCCAGGCCGAGTCCACGGCGTGGGCGACACAACTCCGCTACGTCCAGTCGCAGATCCTCGCCAAGATAGCCGCGGCCATCGGCCACGGCCAGGTCACGTCGTTGCGGATCAGTGGTCCGAAGGGTCCGTCGTGGCGCAAGGGTGAGCGGCATGTCCGCGGCCGGGGCCCGCGCGACACCTACGGCTGA
- the recF gene encoding DNA replication/repair protein RecF (All proteins in this family for which functions are known are DNA-binding proteins that assist the filamentation of RecA onto DNA for the initiation of recombination or recombinational repair.), translated as MFVRELHLRDFRSWRGLDLDLAPGPTVFTGRNGFGKTNLLEALFYLSTLRSHRVSSDAPLVHAGSASASVIATVENDGRELTADLRINAEGANKAAINGSPARRPRDLLGILRTVLFAPEDLSLVRGDPSDRRRFVDELVAQRGPRFAAARADYDRVLRQRSALLKTAAAALRRGGEQADSVISTLDVWDGQLADLGGQVIAARLSVLAELEPHFTGSYASIAPHSRPAVLRYRPAGGAEIEERTPEAIADVLAVRLTELRDKEIERGLCLVGPHRDDIDIVLGNDVAKGFASHGESWSLALALRLGSVELTRAEGVEPVIMLDDVFAELDAKRRAQLVEFTADAEQLLITAAVAEDIPGQIGGRRIGVDVVDDGEGRRSHIVDDDDDGDDADAVADVVAAGEETHE; from the coding sequence GTGTTCGTCCGTGAGCTGCATCTGAGGGATTTCCGATCGTGGCGGGGCCTGGACCTCGATCTGGCACCCGGCCCGACCGTCTTCACCGGCCGTAACGGCTTCGGCAAGACGAACCTGCTCGAGGCGCTGTTCTACCTGTCGACCCTCCGGTCGCATCGGGTGAGTTCCGACGCGCCACTCGTCCACGCGGGATCCGCGTCGGCATCGGTGATCGCGACGGTCGAGAACGACGGTCGGGAGCTGACCGCCGATCTGCGGATCAACGCCGAGGGGGCCAACAAGGCGGCCATCAACGGGAGCCCGGCACGACGACCCCGCGACCTGCTCGGCATCCTCCGCACGGTGCTGTTCGCACCGGAGGACCTTTCCCTGGTTCGTGGGGATCCGAGCGACCGACGACGTTTCGTCGACGAGCTCGTCGCACAGCGTGGACCCCGCTTCGCCGCGGCCCGCGCCGACTACGACCGGGTCCTCCGCCAGCGTTCGGCTTTGCTCAAGACTGCCGCGGCGGCACTGAGACGTGGTGGGGAACAAGCAGATTCGGTCATCAGCACGCTCGACGTCTGGGACGGTCAGCTCGCGGATCTCGGCGGTCAGGTGATCGCCGCACGGTTGTCGGTGCTCGCCGAGCTCGAGCCCCACTTCACGGGTTCGTACGCCTCGATCGCGCCGCATTCGCGGCCGGCCGTGCTCCGCTATCGTCCCGCGGGTGGTGCGGAGATCGAGGAGCGCACCCCGGAGGCCATCGCCGACGTGCTGGCGGTGCGCCTGACGGAGTTGCGCGACAAGGAGATCGAGCGCGGCCTGTGCCTGGTCGGGCCGCACCGCGACGACATCGACATCGTGCTCGGCAACGATGTCGCGAAAGGCTTTGCCTCGCACGGGGAATCGTGGTCGCTGGCGTTGGCCCTGCGGCTGGGATCGGTCGAGCTGACCCGTGCCGAGGGCGTCGAGCCGGTCATCATGCTCGACGATGTGTTCGCCGAATTGGACGCCAAGCGGCGCGCGCAACTCGTCGAGTTCACCGCCGACGCCGAGCAGCTGCTCATCACCGCTGCCGTGGCCGAGGACATTCCCGGACAGATCGGTGGCCGGCGGATCGGCGTCGACGTGGTCGACGACGGCGAGGGACGACGGTCACACATCGTCGACGACGACGATGATGGAGACGACGCAGACGCAGTCGCCGATGTGGTGGCCGCGGGGGAGGAGACCCATGAGTGA
- the gyrB gene encoding DNA topoisomerase (ATP-hydrolyzing) subunit B: MADTSDTGPKKNKKKPSEYGADSINILEGLEAVRKRPGMYIGSTGERGLHHLIWEVVDNSVDEAMAGFASRVDVTLLSDGGVQVVDDGRGIPTGMHRTGVPTVEVVMTQLHAGGKFDSDAYAVSGGLHGVGISVVNALSTKVELEIQNDGFHWEQTYNYAKPGALEKGSPTRKTGTTVRFWPDPEIFTETTRFNAETVARRLQEMAFLNKGLTITLTDQRPQAIEAPGDADGDEESTLTEAAEEIKSAEEKAAAAAKPKTRTYHYPDGLVDYIKHLNRTKQSIHTTVIGYTGQGTGHEVEVAMQWNATYSESVHTFANTINTHEGGTHEEGFRAALTLTVNKYAVEKKFIKDKKEDRLSGDDIREGLAAVISVKVGDPQFEGQTKTKLGNTEVKGFVQRVCSEHLGHWLEANPAEAKTIIKKIVESQRARMAARNARDLVRRKTATDIGGLPGKLADCRSNDPGKCEVYIVEGDSAGGSAKSGRDSMYQAILPLRGKIINVEKARIDRVLKNTEVQSIITAFGTGIHDEFDISKLRYHKIVLMADADVDGQHISTLLLTLLFRFMRPLIEHGHVYLAMPPLYKLKWQKSAPEFAYSDRERDGLLEAGRAAGKKINTEDGIQRYKGLGEMNAKELWETTMDPAVRVLRQVTLDDAAAADELFSILMGEDVAARRSFIARNAKDVRFLDV, from the coding sequence GTGGCCGACACCAGCGACACCGGACCGAAGAAGAACAAGAAGAAGCCGTCAGAGTATGGCGCCGATTCGATCAACATCCTCGAGGGTCTGGAGGCCGTTCGCAAACGGCCCGGTATGTACATCGGATCCACCGGTGAACGAGGCCTCCACCACCTGATCTGGGAGGTCGTCGACAACTCCGTCGACGAGGCGATGGCCGGCTTCGCCTCCCGCGTCGACGTGACCCTGCTCTCCGACGGCGGCGTCCAGGTCGTCGACGACGGTCGTGGCATCCCGACCGGCATGCACCGGACCGGCGTCCCGACCGTCGAGGTCGTCATGACCCAGCTACACGCCGGCGGCAAGTTCGACTCCGACGCCTATGCGGTGTCGGGCGGTCTGCACGGCGTCGGCATCTCGGTGGTCAACGCCTTGTCGACCAAGGTGGAGCTGGAGATCCAGAACGACGGTTTCCACTGGGAGCAGACCTACAACTACGCCAAGCCCGGTGCCCTCGAGAAGGGGAGCCCGACCCGTAAGACCGGTACCACCGTCCGGTTCTGGCCGGACCCCGAGATCTTCACCGAGACCACGCGATTCAACGCGGAGACGGTGGCGCGTCGTCTGCAGGAGATGGCCTTCCTGAACAAGGGCCTCACCATCACGCTGACCGATCAGCGCCCGCAGGCCATCGAAGCGCCGGGAGACGCCGACGGCGACGAGGAGAGCACCCTCACCGAGGCCGCGGAGGAGATCAAGTCCGCGGAGGAGAAGGCGGCGGCCGCGGCGAAGCCGAAGACCCGCACCTACCACTACCCCGACGGACTCGTCGACTACATCAAGCACCTCAACCGCACGAAGCAGTCGATCCACACCACGGTCATCGGCTACACCGGGCAGGGCACGGGTCACGAGGTCGAGGTCGCGATGCAGTGGAACGCTACCTATTCCGAATCGGTGCACACCTTCGCCAACACCATCAACACCCACGAGGGTGGTACGCACGAGGAGGGTTTCCGTGCTGCGCTGACCCTCACGGTGAACAAGTACGCGGTGGAGAAGAAGTTCATCAAGGACAAGAAGGAAGACCGCCTCTCGGGTGACGACATCCGTGAGGGACTCGCGGCGGTCATCTCGGTGAAGGTCGGTGATCCGCAGTTCGAGGGCCAGACCAAGACCAAACTGGGCAACACCGAGGTCAAGGGTTTCGTCCAGCGGGTCTGCAGCGAGCACCTCGGTCACTGGCTGGAGGCCAACCCGGCCGAGGCGAAGACCATCATCAAGAAGATCGTCGAATCCCAGCGGGCCCGGATGGCCGCGCGCAACGCTCGTGATCTGGTGCGTCGCAAGACCGCCACCGACATCGGTGGTCTCCCGGGCAAGCTGGCCGACTGCCGCAGCAACGACCCCGGCAAGTGTGAGGTCTACATCGTGGAGGGCGACTCCGCAGGCGGCAGCGCGAAGTCGGGTCGCGACTCGATGTACCAGGCGATCCTCCCGCTGCGCGGCAAGATCATCAACGTCGAGAAGGCACGTATCGACCGTGTTCTCAAGAACACCGAGGTCCAGTCGATCATCACCGCCTTCGGCACGGGCATCCACGACGAGTTCGACATCAGCAAGCTGCGCTATCACAAGATCGTGCTGATGGCCGACGCCGACGTCGACGGTCAGCACATCTCGACCCTGCTGCTCACGCTGCTGTTCCGCTTCATGCGACCGCTCATCGAGCACGGTCACGTCTATCTGGCCATGCCGCCGCTGTACAAGCTCAAGTGGCAGAAGTCGGCGCCGGAGTTCGCCTACTCCGACCGTGAACGTGACGGACTGCTCGAGGCCGGCCGCGCCGCGGGCAAGAAGATCAACACCGAGGACGGCATCCAGCGCTACAAGGGTCTCGGCGAGATGAACGCCAAGGAACTGTGGGAGACCACGATGGATCCGGCCGTGCGTGTGCTCCGCCAGGTGACGCTCGACGACGCCGCGGCCGCCGACGAACTGTTCTCCATCCTCATGGGTGAGGACGTCGCCGCCCGCCGCAGCTTCATCGCCCGCAACGCGAAAGACGTTCGCTTCCTCGATGTCTGA
- the dnaN gene encoding DNA polymerase III subunit beta, whose translation MKFRVARDEFADSVAWVARSLPSRPPVPVLGCVVLNVGETGLTVSGFDYEVSAQENLGAEVADPGQVLVSGRLLADITKALPNKPVDVTLDGSRVAITCGSAKFSLPTMPVEDYPQLPDVPAITGTIPSQLFAEAISQVAVAAGKDDTLPMLTGVRVEIEGNSVVLAATDRFRLAVRELQWEPSDPDTKGAVLVPAKTLSESAKTAGAEGTGVVSLAFGGGAAIGSDGILGILGETKKTTTRLLDAEFPKFRQLLPASHTAVATIDSGPLIEAIRRVALVAERGAQVRMEFSEGSVLLTAGGDEAGKAEEELPVSFQGEPLTIAFNPGYLQDGLSAINADAVDFGFTTPSRPAVLRPASGEDPVADESGAFVAPESAFSYLLMPVRLPG comes from the coding sequence ATGAAGTTTCGTGTCGCGCGTGACGAGTTCGCTGATTCCGTCGCCTGGGTCGCCCGCAGTCTCCCGTCTCGTCCGCCCGTCCCGGTTCTCGGCTGTGTCGTGCTCAACGTCGGTGAGACCGGCCTGACCGTCTCGGGCTTCGACTACGAGGTCTCGGCGCAGGAGAACCTCGGCGCCGAGGTCGCCGACCCCGGACAGGTCCTGGTCTCCGGCCGGCTCCTCGCCGACATCACCAAGGCCCTCCCGAACAAGCCGGTCGACGTGACTCTCGACGGTTCTCGCGTCGCCATCACCTGTGGCAGCGCGAAGTTCTCGCTCCCGACGATGCCGGTCGAGGACTACCCGCAGCTGCCCGACGTCCCCGCCATCACCGGCACGATCCCGTCTCAACTGTTCGCCGAGGCGATCTCCCAGGTGGCCGTGGCGGCGGGCAAGGACGACACGCTGCCCATGCTGACCGGCGTGCGCGTCGAGATCGAGGGCAACTCCGTCGTCCTCGCCGCAACCGACCGCTTCCGCTTGGCAGTGCGCGAATTGCAGTGGGAGCCTTCTGATCCCGACACCAAGGGCGCCGTCCTGGTCCCGGCGAAGACGCTCTCGGAGAGCGCCAAGACCGCTGGTGCCGAGGGCACCGGAGTCGTCTCGCTGGCCTTTGGTGGCGGCGCGGCCATCGGTTCCGACGGCATCCTCGGCATCCTCGGTGAGACGAAGAAGACCACGACCCGTCTGCTCGACGCGGAGTTCCCGAAGTTCCGTCAGCTGCTGCCGGCCAGCCACACCGCCGTCGCCACCATCGACAGCGGCCCGCTGATCGAGGCGATCCGTCGTGTGGCCCTCGTCGCCGAGCGCGGCGCACAGGTCCGGATGGAGTTCTCCGAGGGATCCGTGCTCCTCACCGCTGGCGGTGACGAGGCGGGTAAGGCCGAGGAAGAGCTGCCCGTGTCGTTCCAGGGTGAGCCCCTCACGATCGCGTTCAATCCCGGGTATCTGCAGGACGGCTTGTCGGCGATCAACGCCGACGCGGTGGACTTCGGGTTCACCACCCCCAGCCGGCCCGCCGTGCTCCGCCCGGCCAGCGGCGAGGATCCGGTGGCGGACGAGTCCGGCGCATTCGTCGCTCCCGAGAGTGCCTTCAGCTACCTGTTGATGCCCGTCCGCCTCCCCGGCTGA
- the dnaA gene encoding chromosomal replication initiator protein DnaA: MTSDRDSFGEVWQQVVAELNDDEAARDHEPLTRQQKAWLSLVRPLTLTEGFALLTVPTALVQEQIERNLRETIRSVLSRHLDEPVDLGVRIATPRNDEPAPEAPAAEGRPLGGPAAADHSAAPVGAGLASAPVAESTRPSGDWASYFAERPTSTPPATGANLNPKYTFDTFVIGASNRFAHASAVAVSEAPARAYNPLFIWGESGLGKTHLLHAAGHYAQRLFPGMRVKYVSTEEFTNDFINSLRDDRRVAFKRRYRDVDVLLVDDIQFLVGKEGIQEEFFHTFNTLHNASKQIVISSDRPPKQLATLEDRLRTRFEWGLITDVQPPDLETRIAILRKKAQMDNIAVPDDVLELIASKIERNIRELEGALIRVTAFASLNDAALDKSLADVVLQALLPNSGTLEVSAASILAITAEYFDISLEELRGPGKTRSIAQARQISMYLCRELTDLSLPKIGETFDRDHTTVMYAERKIRKEMAERRRVYDHVQELTARIKQRAVG, from the coding sequence GTGACTTCAGACCGCGACTCATTCGGCGAGGTGTGGCAGCAGGTCGTCGCCGAACTCAACGACGACGAAGCCGCACGCGACCACGAACCACTGACACGCCAGCAGAAGGCATGGCTGTCGCTGGTTCGACCCCTCACCCTCACCGAGGGTTTCGCCCTGCTGACCGTGCCGACGGCGCTGGTCCAGGAGCAGATCGAACGCAATCTCCGCGAGACCATCCGCTCGGTCCTGAGCCGTCACCTCGACGAACCCGTCGACCTCGGTGTCCGTATCGCGACCCCGCGCAACGACGAGCCGGCACCCGAGGCGCCGGCTGCCGAAGGTCGGCCCCTCGGTGGACCGGCCGCCGCCGACCACTCCGCGGCCCCGGTGGGCGCCGGGTTGGCCTCGGCCCCGGTGGCGGAGTCCACGCGGCCGTCCGGCGACTGGGCGTCGTATTTCGCCGAGCGGCCCACGTCGACGCCACCGGCAACCGGTGCGAACCTCAACCCCAAGTACACCTTCGACACCTTCGTCATCGGCGCGTCGAACCGCTTCGCACATGCCTCGGCAGTGGCGGTGTCAGAGGCCCCGGCCCGGGCCTACAACCCGCTGTTCATCTGGGGTGAGTCCGGTCTCGGCAAGACGCACCTGTTGCACGCCGCCGGGCACTACGCGCAGCGTCTGTTCCCCGGTATGCGGGTCAAGTACGTCTCCACCGAGGAATTCACCAACGACTTCATCAACTCACTTCGTGACGACCGGCGGGTCGCGTTCAAGCGTCGCTATCGCGACGTCGACGTCCTGCTAGTCGACGACATCCAGTTCCTCGTGGGCAAAGAAGGTATCCAGGAAGAGTTCTTCCACACCTTCAACACGCTGCACAACGCGAGCAAGCAGATTGTCATCTCGTCCGATCGTCCACCGAAACAGCTTGCAACACTGGAAGATCGGCTCCGCACTCGGTTCGAGTGGGGCTTGATCACCGACGTGCAGCCGCCCGATCTGGAGACCAGGATCGCCATCCTGCGCAAGAAGGCGCAGATGGACAACATCGCGGTGCCCGACGACGTCCTCGAGCTCATCGCGTCGAAGATCGAACGCAACATCCGCGAGCTCGAAGGCGCGCTGATCCGGGTCACGGCTTTTGCCTCGCTCAACGACGCCGCACTCGACAAGTCCCTCGCCGACGTCGTTCTCCAGGCGCTGCTGCCCAACTCGGGGACGCTCGAGGTCAGTGCGGCGAGCATCCTCGCGATCACCGCCGAGTACTTCGACATCTCCCTCGAAGAACTGCGCGGTCCCGGTAAGACACGGTCGATCGCGCAGGCACGTCAGATCTCGATGTATCTGTGCCGGGAGCTCACCGATCTCTCGCTGCCGAAGATCGGTGAGACCTTCGATCGCGACCACACGACAGTGATGTACGCCGAACGCAAGATCCGCAAGGAGATGGCCGAGCGGCGACGGGTGTACGACCACGTCCAGGAACTCACCGCGCGCATCAAGCAGCGTGCCGTCGGCTGA